In Humulus lupulus chromosome 6, drHumLupu1.1, whole genome shotgun sequence, a single genomic region encodes these proteins:
- the LOC133782747 gene encoding uncharacterized protein LOC133782747: MPRPGPRPYECVRRAWHSDRHQPMRGSIIQQIFRVVNEAHSSTTKKNKEWQEKLPVVVLKAEEIMYSKANSEAEYTNPDTLWDRVNDAINTIIRREETTETRDLLPPCVEAALNLGCVPVRASRSQRHCNPRNYLTPRTQEPFSAVTRALDKTTDERQPHMLPLHSGNQTNFVRTPIANSVKFLPNSNIHVNRNDNLTSPRSLSFLPENIPTGHNLVTTMTTNTTLNSGSVYPLYYGTHYRKEEYQSGTQIPEKLHSNTIYVGTPVITSTAEPTKPNCFSYKSTENVSNMIPQVNAVDTREKRRREADCDLSLRLGIFSNKVGSTEKRLAPETEDVDSSCSQEGGKLNERRPLISQEFCFFPGKSTCDPSESSSRMWSSGGEGQTIKAPIPKGKEPFSSNEEDGQFCWQPDVPSSWFSSRITRPGS; the protein is encoded by the exons ATGCCGAGACCAGGCCCAAGACCCTACGAGTGTGTGAGGCGAGCTTGGCACAGCGATCGGCATCAACCCATGAGAGGTTCTATTATTCAGCAGATTTTCAG GGTTGTCAATGAAGCTCATAGCTCTACCACTAAAAAGAACAAGGAATGGCAAGAGAAGCTACCTGTTGTGGTTTTGAAAGCAGAAGAAATTATGTACTCAAAAGCCAACTCCGAG GCTGAGTACACTAATCCAGATACACTATGGGATAGAGTCAATGATGCTATTAACACAATTATCCGGAGAGAGGAAACCACTGAAACTCGAGACCTTTTGCCCCCGTGTGTTGAAG CTGCTCTTAATCTGGGTTGTGTTCCAGTCAGGGCTTCAAGAAGCCAACGCCACTGTAACCCTAGGAATTACCTTACCCCAAGAACGCAAGAACCATTCTCTGCAGTTACTAGAGCTTTGGATAAAACTACTGATGAGAGGCAGCCTCATATGTTGCCACTTCACTCAGGGAATCAAACGAATTTTGTAAGGACCCCAATTGCAAACTCTGTGAAATTTCTTCCTAATTCTAACATCCACGTCAACCGAAATGATAACCTCACTTCTCCTCGAAGTCTTTCCTTTTTACCCGAGAATATTCCTACTGGCCATAACCTAGTAACAACAATGACCACTAACACCACACTGAACTCTGGTTCAGTGTATCCATTGTATTATGGAACTCATTATCGAAAGGAAGAGTACCAGTCAGGCACTCAGATTCCAGAAAAGTTACATTCTAATACAATTTATGTTGGTACACCAGTCATTACATCAACTGCTGAGCCTACTAAACCGAATTGTTTCTCTTACAAGAGTACTGAAAATGTTTCAAACATGATTCCACAAGTAAATGCTGTGGACACCCGAGAGAAACGAAGACGAGAAGCAGATTGTGATTTGTCTTTAAGACTGGGTATCTTTTCAAATAAAGTTGGGAGCACTGAGAAAAGGTTAGCTCCTGAAACGGAAGATGTAGATTCCAGCTGTTCTCAGGAGGGGGGCAAGTTGAATGAAAGACGTCCATTGATAAGCCAGGAATTCTGTTTCTTCCCTGGCAAGTCAACTTGTGATCCCTCTGAATCCAGTTCAAGAATGTGGAGTTCAGGGGGTGAAGGCCAGACTATAAAGGCACCCATACCAAAGGGCAAGGAACCGTTTAGTAGTAATGAGGAGGATGGGCAGTTTTGCTGGCAACCAGATGTCCCATCCAGCTGGTTTAGTAGTCGAATTACGAGGCCAGGTTCGTAG